Proteins encoded in a region of the Clostridium butyricum genome:
- the trxA gene encoding thioredoxin, translating into MIAHINEENFVHEVLKSSGLVIVDFSAKWCGPCKMLSPVLEKISNENKDVRIVKIDVDESPKVVKRYGIRSIPMLIFFKNGRVVDEIVGFVPKERINEAIIENL; encoded by the coding sequence ATGATAGCACACATAAATGAAGAAAATTTTGTTCATGAAGTATTAAAATCATCTGGACTTGTTATTGTAGATTTTTCAGCAAAATGGTGTGGACCATGTAAAATGTTATCTCCTGTTTTAGAAAAAATATCTAATGAAAATAAAGATGTTAGAATTGTAAAAATAGATGTTGATGAAAGTCCTAAGGTTGTAAAGAGATATGGAATAAGAAGTATACCTATGTTGATTTTTTTTAAGAATGGAAGAGTAGTTGATGAAATAGTAGGATTTGTACCTAAAGAGCGTATAAATGAAGCTATAATTGAGAATTTATAA
- a CDS encoding ABC transporter ATP-binding protein, producing MLKKFISFYKPYRGLFILDLIAAFIASMCDLVYPMMTRDLLNDSIPNKNLKMIGMFAVVLIIIFIIKAACGYFMQYFGHVIGVKMQGDMRRDVFKHLQKLPNSYFDNNKTGDIMSRIINDLMEISELAHHGPEDLFISIVMLIGSFIILCNINIPLTILIFAFIPFIVIFTIFERKKMNDAFMNTKVETGAVNAALENSISGIKISKAFVSHKSEEEKFEEGNEKFMNARKKSYKVMAEYFSGSGFGLDILNYVGLIGGGLFTFKGIIDIGDFMAYMLFIKMFTQPIKKLIDFMEQFQNGITGFQRYMEIMNHEAETDKEDATELKDVEGEIEFKNVDFSYEGKQVLKDISIKIEKGKMLALVGASGGGKTTFCNLIPRFYEIDSGDILIDGKSIYDVKANSLRSNIGIVQQEVFLFTGTIKENILYGKSNATDEELIKAAKMANIHEFIKSLPEGYDTYIGERGVKLSGGQKQRISIARVFLKNPSILILDEATSALDNVTEKIIQESLEKLCQGRTTIVVAHRLSTIKNADEIVVMGNNGIIEKGSHDELIESGGEYSTLHKISSF from the coding sequence ATGTTAAAAAAATTTATTTCATTTTATAAACCATACAGGGGTCTTTTTATTTTGGACCTTATTGCTGCATTTATAGCTTCTATGTGTGATTTGGTATATCCAATGATGACAAGAGACCTTCTTAATGATTCTATACCTAATAAAAATTTAAAGATGATAGGAATGTTTGCAGTTGTTCTTATTATTATTTTTATAATTAAGGCTGCATGTGGATATTTTATGCAGTACTTTGGACATGTTATTGGAGTGAAAATGCAGGGAGATATGAGAAGAGATGTGTTTAAACATCTTCAAAAACTTCCAAACAGCTATTTTGATAATAATAAAACTGGAGATATAATGTCCAGAATAATAAATGATCTTATGGAAATTTCAGAACTTGCTCATCATGGTCCAGAAGATTTATTTATATCTATTGTAATGCTTATAGGTTCATTTATAATTTTATGCAATATAAACATACCACTTACAATTCTAATTTTTGCTTTTATACCATTTATAGTTATATTTACTATATTTGAAAGAAAGAAAATGAATGATGCATTTATGAATACAAAAGTAGAAACAGGTGCTGTTAATGCAGCTCTTGAAAATAGTATATCAGGAATAAAGATATCAAAGGCTTTTGTAAGTCATAAATCAGAAGAAGAAAAATTTGAAGAGGGCAATGAAAAATTCATGAATGCTAGAAAAAAATCTTATAAGGTTATGGCAGAATATTTTTCAGGTTCCGGATTTGGTTTAGATATCTTAAACTATGTAGGACTTATTGGAGGGGGATTGTTTACCTTTAAAGGAATAATAGATATAGGTGATTTTATGGCGTATATGCTTTTTATAAAAATGTTCACTCAGCCAATAAAAAAACTTATAGACTTTATGGAACAATTCCAAAATGGAATAACAGGATTTCAGCGATATATGGAAATAATGAATCATGAAGCTGAGACTGATAAAGAAGACGCCACAGAGTTAAAAGATGTAGAAGGAGAAATAGAATTTAAAAATGTTGATTTCAGCTATGAAGGTAAGCAGGTATTGAAAGATATTTCTATAAAAATTGAAAAAGGAAAGATGCTGGCATTAGTAGGTGCTTCTGGTGGAGGTAAAACTACATTTTGTAATCTTATTCCTAGATTTTATGAAATTGATAGTGGAGACATCTTAATTGATGGTAAGAGTATTTATGATGTTAAAGCTAACTCTCTTAGGAGTAATATAGGAATAGTACAACAGGAAGTATTTTTATTTACTGGTACAATAAAAGAAAATATTCTTTATGGAAAAAGTAATGCAACTGATGAAGAACTTATAAAAGCAGCTAAAATGGCTAATATACATGAATTTATAAAAAGCCTTCCTGAAGGATATGATACATATATAGGTGAAAGAGGTGTAAAACTTTCAGGAGGGCAGAAACAAAGAATATCTATTGCAAGAGTATTCTTAAAAAATCCATCAATACTTATACTAGATGAGGCTACATCAGCACTTGATAATGTTACAGAAAAAATAATTCAAGAATCATTAGAAAAACTATGTCAAGGAAGAACAACAATTGTTGTAGCACATAGATTATCTACAATAAAAAATGCTGATGAAATTGTTGTTATGGGTAATAATGGTATAATAGAAAAAGGTTCCCATGATGAACTGATAGAATCTGGTGGTGAGTATAGTACACTACATAAAATATCATCATTTTAA
- a CDS encoding ABC transporter ATP-binding protein, protein MKISIKNLNKVYGNDKIFDNFSIEFYDDKVNCIVGESGCGKTTLLNIIAGLVQFENCEINGITKKDISYVFQEDRLIPWLTIKENLEITLKQYSEKDELNKRVYKVLNLVGIDGIEDKYPHELSGGMKQRVNIARAFGKPSKIILMDEPFKSLDYKIKYIIIDEFIEILKKENRMVILVTHDLDEAIYFKGNIIVFGGRPVCVKGVFRSDLQNEKNKIMKLL, encoded by the coding sequence ATGAAGATAAGCATTAAAAATTTAAATAAAGTATATGGGAATGATAAGATATTTGATAATTTTAGTATTGAATTTTATGATGATAAAGTAAATTGTATTGTTGGAGAATCGGGATGCGGAAAGACAACCCTTTTAAATATAATAGCAGGACTTGTTCAGTTTGAAAATTGTGAGATTAATGGGATTACTAAAAAAGATATAAGTTATGTATTTCAGGAAGATAGATTAATACCATGGCTTACAATAAAAGAAAATCTTGAGATTACATTAAAGCAATATAGTGAAAAAGATGAGCTAAATAAAAGAGTTTATAAAGTATTAAATCTTGTAGGAATAGATGGAATAGAAGATAAATATCCTCATGAACTTAGCGGAGGCATGAAGCAGAGGGTTAATATTGCAAGGGCCTTCGGAAAGCCATCCAAAATAATACTTATGGATGAACCTTTTAAATCATTAGATTATAAGATTAAATATATAATAATAGATGAATTTATAGAAATTTTAAAGAAAGAAAATCGAATGGTTATTTTAGTAACTCATGACTTAGATGAAGCTATATATTTTAAAGGAAATATTATTGTATTTGGTGGACGTCCTGTGTGTGTTAAAGGTGTTTTTAGGTCGGATTTACAAAATGAGAAGAATAAAATAATGAAGCTATTATAA
- a CDS encoding ABC transporter permease: MIKYSWKSKYTLFSCVLFLVLWEVMALIINNDIYLPRIECILKELLNLVKDKSFYMYVSSSFMRTLISYLCALVLSVFLGILSSVYPFFKYLIAPLNSFVKTIPTLVLVVLALVWFDKDSAPFIVGFAIIFPILYEGIQNSLTKIDTKIMEMTVIYEVCIFDKIRKIYLPTIKFYIMNIFVSTLSLTFKVVIAGEVHGQPKYGIGSQIQLEKVNFNTTGIFAWILIIVLISLVFEMINIKLNKTTYRWLNEDKH; the protein is encoded by the coding sequence ATGATAAAATATTCATGGAAAAGTAAATATACTTTATTTTCATGTGTATTATTTTTGGTATTATGGGAAGTAATGGCATTAATTATAAACAATGATATTTATCTTCCAAGAATAGAATGTATTCTGAAGGAATTATTGAATTTAGTAAAAGATAAAAGTTTTTATATGTATGTAAGTAGCAGTTTTATGAGAACATTAATAAGTTATTTATGTGCATTAGTTTTATCAGTATTTTTAGGGATACTCTCATCAGTGTATCCCTTTTTTAAATATCTTATAGCGCCTTTAAATTCTTTTGTAAAGACTATACCTACACTTGTTCTTGTTGTTTTAGCATTAGTGTGGTTCGATAAAGATAGTGCACCCTTTATAGTTGGGTTTGCGATTATATTTCCAATACTCTACGAAGGAATTCAGAATAGTTTAACTAAGATTGATACTAAAATAATGGAAATGACAGTTATTTACGAAGTATGTATTTTTGATAAGATAAGAAAAATATATTTGCCAACAATAAAATTTTATATTATGAACATATTTGTATCTACTCTTTCATTAACATTTAAGGTAGTTATAGCAGGAGAAGTTCATGGTCAACCTAAATATGGAATAGGATCTCAGATTCAACTTGAAAAGGTTAATTTTAATACAACCGGAATTTTTGCTTGGATATTAATAATAGTTCTTATATCCTTAGTTTTTGAAATGATTAATATAAAACTAAATAAAACAACATATAGGTGGTTAAATGAAGATAAGCATTAA
- a CDS encoding ABC transporter substrate-binding protein, which translates to MKKKLTLILISVISTFMFISCGNAPLKDDNSGVQEASEIKFVVPDGLPAISIAKMIKEKPQIDEKYNIDYSIEQSSDTLATSVMKGEPDIAIVPSNLAATAYNKNKQYVIAGTVGWGSFYIGSSDPQVTSIEELKGKEVYNIGKGLTPDIITKCILNDKGINTDSDINFSYVDGVTELAPIILSGKAQYAVIPEPALSTVQEKNENFKTIMNLNDEWKSLNNSEYGYPQATIIVKSDLVNNNKEFVNEVLDRVDESCRWIYEEKNLLGEYCEEIGVSAKKPIIIKAISRSNIKYVGIKDCYNEYKTYFNKLNQLEPKTIGGNIPDDKIFMEK; encoded by the coding sequence ATGAAAAAGAAACTGACATTAATTTTGATTTCTGTTATTAGTACATTTATGTTTATATCATGTGGAAATGCTCCTTTAAAAGATGATAATAGTGGAGTTCAAGAAGCAAGTGAAATAAAATTTGTAGTTCCCGATGGACTTCCAGCTATTTCAATAGCAAAAATGATAAAAGAAAAACCACAAATAGATGAAAAATATAATATAGACTATAGTATTGAACAAAGTTCAGATACACTTGCCACAAGTGTAATGAAAGGTGAGCCGGATATAGCAATAGTTCCTTCAAATTTAGCAGCTACAGCATATAATAAGAATAAACAATATGTAATAGCAGGAACAGTTGGATGGGGATCATTTTATATAGGTTCTTCAGATCCACAGGTAACATCTATAGAAGAATTAAAAGGAAAAGAAGTATATAACATTGGAAAGGGATTAACTCCAGATATAATTACAAAATGCATACTTAATGACAAGGGAATTAATACAGACAGTGATATTAATTTTAGTTATGTTGATGGGGTTACAGAACTTGCACCAATAATATTATCTGGTAAAGCACAGTATGCTGTGATTCCAGAACCGGCATTATCAACTGTTCAAGAAAAAAATGAAAACTTTAAAACAATAATGAACCTAAATGATGAATGGAAGAGTTTAAATAATTCAGAATATGGGTATCCACAAGCTACTATAATAGTAAAAAGTGATTTAGTAAATAATAATAAAGAATTTGTTAATGAAGTTTTAGATAGAGTTGATGAGAGTTGTAGATGGATATATGAAGAGAAGAACTTACTAGGAGAATATTGTGAAGAAATTGGAGTTTCAGCTAAGAAGCCTATAATAATTAAAGCAATTAGTAGATCAAATATAAAATATGTTGGAATAAAAGATTGTTACAATGAATACAAGACTTATTTTAATAAACTAAATCAATTAGAACCTAAGACAATAGGAGGAAATATACCAGATGATAAAATATTCATGGAAAAGTAA
- a CDS encoding YaaR family protein, producing the protein MEIGRVRRGTVASERKVTTGKKDFSQSFNQQRQKKSEEQLNKMIEDIKKRGSRLITTKTYVDVVMYKKMIKEYLESILEFMYETKKDISFWQTQYYVTIDTIDNKLEELTQALLSDEKDNINIVAAVDEIQGMIVDIYR; encoded by the coding sequence ATGGAGATAGGAAGAGTACGAAGAGGTACTGTAGCTAGCGAAAGAAAAGTAACTACAGGAAAAAAGGATTTTTCACAAAGCTTTAATCAACAGAGACAGAAGAAATCTGAAGAGCAGCTTAATAAGATGATTGAGGATATTAAGAAAAGAGGATCAAGATTAATAACGACAAAAACATATGTTGATGTTGTTATGTATAAAAAGATGATTAAAGAATATCTTGAGTCTATACTTGAATTTATGTATGAGACAAAAAAAGATATTAGCTTCTGGCAGACACAATATTATGTTACAATAGACACCATAGACAATAAGCTTGAAGAACTTACGCAGGCTTTATTGTCAGATGAAAAGGATAATATAAATATTGTTGCAGCAGTTGATGAAATACAGGGCATGATTGTTGATATATATAGATAA
- a CDS encoding S8 family peptidase, with protein MLFRENISEKYVDASIGLLTNVPKEILDNLDFAIEENNTIELIILYRDEPENVKLMVEGLNGNFEDLGFNFGLVNIGLDKLMMLSKSRSIQYIELPKNLYESALESNIASCIPNAVSTYNVSGKGILIGFIDSGIDYMHPAFMNNEGSTRIEYIYDLSAGKKIYDKQMINEAIKAPDPYAIVNSIDSTGHGSHVVGIACGGGKINLKYKGAAPEASIAMVKSSRGVRTLSSQIMRGFKFLIDKSKELNMPLVINMSLSTNNGAHNGSSLLEQYIKTIANLERITIAIAAGNEGDAGHHTGGTFKGNKFKTFNIASDEKAIVINFYKSILPEISINIVNSSGQSSGLIKLNEGYFRTNIGKDRLDIYVAGPKPFELDNEIQIIISARSAYLAEGIWKMEIELNNEYDGDYSLWLPVSEGLNTSTKFLEPLTSNTLGIPATVENIIAVGSYNNITDDISSFSGRGAENNPYTIRPDLVAPGQNISGPLPGGGYDNKTGTSMAAPQVAGICALLMEWGIIKGNDPYLFGQRLKYYLVKGAKRKRVNLNYPNNTWGYGEVCAFNTFKLIEDEINSIIRMKFRDGESDNVKDISSVKKIASEDINKAIQEMDDEHYNTDFIGLIIQYTGIENLRKINDNIKDASSVALTESFAIAILPFNKISELFPYVQEIVPILIPAVYTLSTLSPIESSGAEVFKSNPHFNLSGRDVLVGIIDTGIDYLNEEFMYEDNTTRIVRIWDQTIQGDKEIYGLKFGTEYLEDEINSAIRLYLSGGDPYTIVPSKDDYGHGTMSAGLIGGRGKNPDLLGAAPGCKFAVVKLKEANKVTLSYAGVPSEKKAVYDSVFTMSAVRYLGELAKELNMPLVIYLPLGTNTGGHDGTNELENILEAHGKKNGVVPVVGTGNQGDTQVHTESKFEKTGEVRSIEVKVGKSQMDLNFEIFFMRPDRVSIGIISPSGEILEKVDPKQSQPKNYKFLYEGTIVNINYFIPDENTGDEIIAIRMKNVIEGNWEFRLYGDYIVDGRYWSWLPQRELLDNDTRFFNPSQYTTLSIPGTSKGVITTAYYNQDNNSTVVSSGRGYTRDGRIKPDVATGAVNALVTKPGGGIATASGSSVATSILAGCCALILQWAIVDENMPNIRTQKMISYITRGAKMRPGDMYPNKEWGYGMLNVQSIFDSLRSLDKENIRNERIIYKPYEEVLRNTKKEEFEIGNLFFRIPQIFR; from the coding sequence ATGTTATTTAGAGAAAATATATCTGAAAAATATGTAGATGCATCAATAGGATTATTAACTAATGTACCTAAAGAGATACTAGATAATTTAGATTTTGCAATAGAAGAAAACAATACTATTGAACTTATAATTTTGTATAGAGATGAACCAGAAAATGTAAAACTGATGGTTGAAGGTTTAAACGGTAATTTTGAAGATTTAGGGTTTAATTTTGGATTAGTTAATATAGGCCTAGATAAATTGATGATGCTTTCAAAAAGCAGGAGTATTCAATATATAGAATTACCTAAAAATTTATATGAATCAGCTCTAGAAAGCAATATAGCATCGTGTATTCCTAATGCAGTATCTACATACAATGTATCTGGAAAAGGTATATTAATTGGATTTATAGATTCAGGAATAGATTATATGCATCCGGCTTTTATGAATAATGAAGGAAGTACTAGAATTGAATATATATATGATTTAAGTGCAGGTAAAAAAATATATGATAAACAGATGATTAACGAAGCTATAAAAGCACCAGATCCATATGCAATTGTAAATTCAATTGATAGTACAGGTCATGGGTCACATGTTGTTGGAATTGCGTGCGGAGGAGGAAAAATAAATTTAAAATATAAAGGTGCAGCACCAGAAGCCTCTATTGCTATGGTAAAATCTTCAAGAGGTGTTAGGACATTAAGTTCACAAATTATGAGAGGATTTAAATTTTTAATTGATAAAAGTAAAGAATTAAATATGCCCTTAGTAATAAATATGAGTCTTAGCACAAATAATGGTGCACATAATGGAAGCAGCCTTTTAGAGCAGTATATAAAAACAATAGCAAATTTAGAACGTATAACTATTGCAATTGCAGCTGGAAATGAAGGGGATGCTGGACATCATACAGGTGGTACATTTAAAGGAAATAAATTTAAAACATTTAATATTGCAAGTGATGAAAAAGCCATAGTTATTAATTTTTATAAATCTATTTTACCGGAAATTTCAATTAATATAGTAAATTCATCAGGTCAAAGCAGTGGATTAATAAAATTGAATGAGGGGTATTTTAGAACTAATATAGGAAAAGATAGATTGGATATTTATGTGGCAGGACCTAAGCCATTTGAATTAGATAATGAAATTCAAATAATAATATCAGCAAGATCAGCGTATCTTGCAGAAGGCATATGGAAAATGGAGATTGAACTTAATAATGAATATGATGGAGATTATTCATTATGGCTTCCAGTATCAGAAGGTCTCAACACTAGTACAAAGTTTTTAGAACCATTAACAAGCAATACACTAGGCATTCCAGCAACAGTTGAAAATATAATTGCAGTAGGAAGTTATAATAATATAACAGATGATATTTCGTCTTTTAGTGGAAGAGGTGCAGAAAATAATCCATATACAATAAGACCTGATCTTGTTGCACCAGGACAAAATATATCTGGACCATTACCTGGTGGCGGGTATGATAATAAAACAGGAACATCAATGGCTGCTCCTCAGGTAGCTGGAATTTGTGCATTACTTATGGAATGGGGAATAATAAAAGGAAATGATCCATATTTGTTTGGGCAAAGATTAAAATATTATCTTGTTAAGGGAGCTAAGAGGAAGAGAGTTAATTTAAATTATCCTAATAATACATGGGGATATGGAGAGGTATGCGCATTTAATACTTTTAAGCTCATAGAAGATGAAATAAATTCTATAATTAGAATGAAATTTAGAGATGGAGAAAGTGATAATGTTAAAGATATAAGTAGTGTAAAAAAAATTGCAAGTGAAGATATAAATAAAGCGATTCAAGAAATGGATGATGAGCATTACAATACAGACTTTATAGGCTTAATAATTCAGTATACGGGTATAGAAAATCTGAGAAAGATCAATGATAATATAAAAGATGCATCTTCAGTAGCACTTACTGAATCATTTGCAATAGCTATACTTCCATTTAATAAAATATCTGAATTATTCCCTTATGTTCAAGAAATAGTGCCGATACTTATTCCTGCAGTATATACGTTAAGTACTTTATCACCAATAGAATCTAGTGGTGCGGAAGTTTTTAAAAGCAATCCTCATTTCAATTTGAGTGGAAGAGATGTGCTTGTAGGAATAATTGATACAGGAATAGATTATTTGAATGAAGAATTTATGTATGAAGATAATACAACAAGGATAGTAAGAATATGGGATCAGACAATACAAGGAGATAAAGAAATATATGGATTGAAATTTGGCACAGAATATTTAGAAGATGAAATAAATAGCGCAATAAGATTATATTTATCAGGTGGTGATCCATATACTATTGTACCGAGTAAAGATGATTATGGACATGGGACTATGAGTGCAGGTTTGATTGGAGGAAGAGGAAAAAATCCAGATCTCCTTGGAGCAGCTCCAGGATGTAAATTTGCAGTTGTGAAATTAAAAGAAGCTAATAAAGTTACTTTGTCATATGCAGGTGTACCATCTGAGAAAAAAGCAGTCTATGACAGTGTATTTACTATGTCTGCAGTTAGATATTTAGGTGAATTAGCCAAAGAGTTAAATATGCCGTTAGTGATTTATCTTCCACTAGGAACTAATACAGGAGGACATGATGGAACAAATGAACTTGAAAATATTCTAGAAGCACATGGCAAAAAAAATGGAGTTGTTCCTGTGGTTGGAACAGGAAATCAAGGTGATACACAAGTTCATACTGAAAGCAAATTTGAAAAGACTGGAGAAGTAAGAAGCATTGAAGTAAAAGTTGGAAAGAGTCAAATGGATTTAAATTTTGAAATATTTTTTATGAGACCTGATCGTGTTTCTATTGGGATTATATCTCCATCAGGAGAAATATTAGAAAAAGTTGATCCTAAACAAAGTCAACCAAAAAATTATAAATTTTTATATGAAGGTACTATTGTAAATATAAATTACTTTATTCCAGATGAAAATACAGGGGATGAAATAATTGCAATAAGAATGAAAAATGTAATCGAAGGAAATTGGGAATTTAGATTGTATGGGGACTATATTGTTGATGGTAGGTATTGGTCATGGCTACCACAAAGAGAATTACTGGATAATGATACGAGATTTTTTAATCCTAGCCAGTATACAACATTAAGTATACCAGGGACTTCAAAGGGAGTGATTACTACAGCATATTATAATCAAGATAACAATTCAACTGTAGTATCATCTGGAAGAGGTTATACACGTGACGGAAGAATAAAACCAGATGTAGCAACTGGTGCAGTTAATGCATTAGTTACTAAACCTGGTGGAGGAATTGCTACTGCATCAGGTTCATCAGTAGCCACATCTATATTGGCAGGTTGTTGTGCATTAATACTTCAATGGGCAATAGTTGATGAAAATATGCCAAATATTCGTACTCAAAAAATGATAAGTTATATAACTAGGGGAGCAAAAATGAGACCAGGAGACATGTATCCTAATAAAGAGTGGGGATATGGAATGTTAAATGTTCAATCTATTTTTGATTCTTTAAGAAGTCTGGATAAAGAGAATATTAGAAATGAAAGAATAATATATAAACCTTATGAGGAAGTTCTTCGAAATACAAAAAAAGAGGAGTTTGAAATAGGTAATCTTTTTTTTAGAATTCCCCAAATATTTAGATAG